In Bombina bombina isolate aBomBom1 chromosome 6, aBomBom1.pri, whole genome shotgun sequence, a single genomic region encodes these proteins:
- the LOC128664653 gene encoding tigger transposable element-derived protein 1-like — protein sequence MALAPGDEKKRIRKPLTLNQKLEMIKMSEQGMSISDIGRKLGLARTTVSTVVNAKEKYLKEVKSATPVHTKVIRKRDNLIAEMEKLLVVWIEDQTSHNVPLSQAIIQSKALSLFNAMKTDRGESAKDENFEASRGWFNRFKERSHLHNIKVQGEAASADVESAEAFPEELAKIIEDGGYTTQQIFNVDETGLFWKKMPSRTFIAKEEKLMPGFKAAKDRLTLLLGANAAGDLKLKPMMIYHSENPRALKNYAKSSLPVYYKSNTKAWMTASLFTTWFTDYFKPTVEAYCKEKKIPFKILMLTDNAPSHPRALMEMYNEIQVVFLPANTTSILQPMDQGKIATFKAYYLKKTFTAAITALDSDASDGATQNKLKAFWKGFTILDAIKAIRDSWNEVSESALRRVWKKLIPTFMDDVPGLETSVEEVNASVVDMARQLELEVEPEDVTELLASHDQPLTDEDLIMIEEQRRLFLETDGSTDEDPVCIREMPTKELEEYVNLIETGLAGLEQIDGNFERSSSVNKIVSNGIACYKEILRERKRQSMKQTSLLSYFNKVPQPSSSPSTSRPDESLSSSPPSKLICIENSDDES from the coding sequence ATGGCCCTGGCTCCAGGTGATGAAAAAAAGAGGATCCGTAAGCCTCTTACATTGAATCAAAAGTTGGAAATGATAAAGATGAGTGAGCAAGGTATGTCCATCTCAGATATAGGCCGCAAGTTAGGTTTGGCTCGCACAACAGTTAGCACAGTGGTGAACGCTaaagaaaaatacttaaaagaagtaAAAAGTGCTACTCCAGTGCACACAAAAGTGATTCGCAAGAGAGACAACCTTATTGCTGAAATGGAGAAGCTGCTAGTGGTTTGGATAGAAGATCAAACCAGccacaatgttcctttaagccaaGCCATTATTCAAAGCAAGGCACTATCCTTGTTTAATGCAATGAAGACTGATAGAGGTGAGAGTGCTAAAGATGAAAATTTTGAAGCTAGCAGAGGTTGGTTTAACAGGTTTAAGGAAAGAAGTCATCTGCACAACATTAAAGTGCAAGGGGAAGCAGCTAGTGCAGATGTTGAATCTGCAGAGGCTTTTCCAGAAGAGCTGGCTAAAATTATAGAAGATGGTGGTTACACCACACAGCAAATATTTAATGTTGATGAAACCggccttttctggaaaaaaatgccATCTAGgacattcattgcaaaggaggaaaaGTTAATGCCAGGATTCAAAGCTGCAAAGGATCGACTAACACTGCTTTTAGGTGCTAATGCAGCTGGTGATTTGAAGCTGAAGCCTATGATGATCTACCATTCTGAGAATCCCAGGGCTCTGAAAAACTATGCTAAATCTAGCCTGCCTGTTTACTACAAATCAAACACTAAAGCCTGGATGACTGCAAGTCTATTTACAACATGGTTTACAGATTATTTTAAACCCACAGTTGAAGCCTACTGCaaggaaaaaaaaattccttttaaaatTTTAATGCTTACTGACAATGCACCTTCTCACCCACGAGCATTAATGGAAATGTACAATGAGATTCAAGTTGTTTTCTTGCCTGCAAACACCACATCTATTCTTCAGCCTATGGATCAGGGAAAGATTGCAACCTTCAAAGCATATTATTTGAAGAAGACATTTACTGCTGCTATAACTGCCTTAGATAGCGATGCATCTGATGGTGCTACACAGAACAAATTAAAAGCCTTCTGGAAAGGATTTACAATTCTAGATGCTATTAAAGCAATTAGAGATTCCTGGAATGAAGTTTCAGAATCAGCATTGAGACGTGTGTGGAAAAAGCTAATCCCCACCTTTATGGATGATGTTCCCGGCCTTGAGACTTCGGTAGAGGAAGTCAATGCTAGCGTTGTGGACATGGCTAGACAACTGGAACTAGAAGTGGAGCCTGAAGATGTTACAGAATTGCTTGCATCTCATGACCAGCCATTGACAGATGAAGATTTGATTATGATTGAAGAGCAAAGAAGACTGTTTCTTGAAACTGATGGTTCTACTGATGAAGACCCAGTTTGCATTAGGGAAATGCCAACAAAAGAATTAGAGGAATATGTCAATTTAATTGAAACGGGTTTGGCAGGTTTGGAGCAGATTGATGGCAATTTTGAAAGAAGTTCTTCAGTTAATAAAATTGTGTCAAATGGAATTGCATGTTATAAAGAAATACTTCGAGAAAGGAAGCGTCAGTCCATGAAGCAAACTTCTTTGCTATCATattttaataaagtcccacagccaTCATCATCACCTTCAACATCAAGACCTGATGAATCTTTGTCAAGTTCTCCACCTTCAAAACTGATTTGCATTGAAAACTCAGATGATGAATCATAA